The nucleotide window cgcatgtaccTTGATGAAGTCATTCTTCTTGGAGCCGTATTCATCAAAAAGGCCACGCGGAGCAGCAGCGGGCACAAACAGGATGGACTTAAAGGTGACCTCTCCCTCCGCCGTGAAGTGGATGTGACCAAGGGGCTCGTCCGAGTCctttaaacagacacacacatgcactcaattaaactgaaagaaaaatCGGCCTGGTCACTGGCTACTGGGTATTGTAGTTCAGAGTTAGGAGGACTTGTACCATAGCGGCCAATGGCAAACCCTAGCTACGGACACTATCTCTATAGAAACACATCCCAACGTTCTACTGAAGGGATACATCAGCCACTTGATTACTTATCTGGTAAACATTTAGTCTACACCGCCACCATCTGGTCATCTTGTGTTGTACGTAAAGGCAGTAGTGTTACTCTAAAACCTCCTTTTTCTCAGAAGCTTGAATGACCATCCTCAtttgtaagtggctttggataaaCGTGTCAGCTAAACGGATCTTATTCACCCACTGCAAGGAGGACTGGTCATGGTTTCTTAATATGGCGTATTGCTACATACGCCACTAGATTGTGGTACATTTGAATGGGTGCGTTATGGCTGACCTTGGAGAAGGTCTTGTAGAAGGCCTTATACtcgtcctcctccacctccctagAGGGGCGCTGCCAGATGGGCTTAATGTCGTTCATCAGCTCCCAGTCCCACACCGTCTTctccacctgagagagagagagagagagagagagagagagagagagagagagagagagagagagagaagagagagagagagagagagattaatcgACTATGAAAAGAATTGTACCAGCCCAAATGTAGAATACTATATGAATAAATTTGAAATTGAACAGTGTCCAGTGTGTGAGAAGCGGGCCCTGGGGTGTGTGAGAAGCGGGCCCTGGGGTTTTGGGGTTTTGGGGTTTTACCTTCTTGGTCTTGGGCttgtcctccttctcctcttcctcctccacctctaccTCATCCTCAGTGGCGTCCTCCTCTTTAGCCTCCTCCTTGGCAGCCTCGTCATCCTCATCGATGGGCTCCTCTACCGTTTCCGTCTGGCGGGAGGAGGGAAGTAGATAAGTAACAGCCATGAATTTCATCGTCGCAAAAAATGCAACAATTTTAAATGCAATTGTTAATTTGCCACTTTATCTGCTAAGCACTCATTTTTGATCAAATTTCATGAACATTTGACTTATTTCTTTTAACCACCAACAGTGGCATTGAATTCTTTGGTATAACAGTCCATGTGTAtgtatcagtgtttcccatacattgacttatttgtggcggcccaccacaatatcaacattgaccaccacacaatgattttccaggttgtactaaattgtgcttaaatctggttagcatcataaccacgctgtgctaatttgttaaaaactgttgtattcaagttaattttgcaaaccaaccaccacaaatggaattcaattctgtgggaaacactgtgtgtgcatgccgaTGTGAAACGTGCCTTGCTGCTCCAGACGTAGATGGGGAAGTTGATGAACTGCGAGTACTTCCTGACCAGGTTCTTAATGGTCTCCAGCTCCAGGTAATCAGAGGCCTCCTCTTTCATCACGAGCCTGTGGCGAAGAAAGACAACATCACAGACTTAAAAAGACACCCTCTTCATTCAAACCCTAAAGTTATGATTGTATAGACATATCCTTGAAATATCAACTTTACCAAATTAAACATTAGATATCTTACGAATATCATTAAACATTAGATATCTTACGCATATCATTAAACATTAGATATCTTACGCATATCATTAAACATTAGATATCTTACGCATATCATTAAACATTAGATATCTTACGCATATCATTTGAAGTAAACCCCGTTTCCCCGGAATCAATAGTGTTAAGAGACAGACAAACCTGACTTCTAATCTTGCAACTTCTTTTGGAAATCAAAGGTTCTCCCTTCATAAGCAGTAATGTGACCTTGCCATTTATAGAAAAccatcacacatacaaaccctTAACTAATCCCTTCACGGTTGCTTAGATTAGAGCACTGATTCCAGACCTTCTGGCGAAGCCCCACGTCCTGTTGCACTTACGTGATGGTAGTTCCGCGCCCCAGGGTGTCTCCGCGCGGGTCCTCGATGACTGAAAACTCGTTGGAGTCCGACTCCCAGATGTGCTGCGTGCCGTTGTTGTGCTTGGACGTGACGATGACCTTGTCGGCCACCAGGAAGGCGGAGTAGAAGCCAACGCCGAACTGGCCAATCAGCTCGGACGTGGACTGGCCCTCTGTCTGCATGTCGGTCATCTTGTTGAGGAATTCGCTGGTGCCGGACTTGGCGATGGTTCCCAGGTTCTTCACCAGATCCTCTTTGGTCATGCCGATGCCTGTGTCGGTGATGTGGAGCAGGTTCTTTTCCTTGTCAGCCTGGCGACAGCACAAACAGGAAGGTTAAGGTTTAGAATGTCTCCAGGCATCCCAGCATGCAATGACACCCATTCCCCCAACTGCGAAGAATGGTTGCCAGGATGATTAGTGTCCCCCAATTCACATCCCTCAAACTACTTTTGTTCTGATTTGGATTTTAAATGTTAcatttgtcttttttcttttcaactcTTAATTGCTTTTTACACATCACTCCAGAGTTGTCTGGTTGCCTTTTCTTGCCTGAAGTGAGAAACAATCATTGTTTTTTCTTCTCTAAAAATGCAAAGGGCATTCATATTTCTTAGTTTGAATATTACCTAAATAATCTGCCGTCGCAATATGAGCACATATTTCCTTATCGTTGTCGCTTTCAGCAGGTGACATTTACGGTCATAATACAAGACTGTGCCAAGTCATAAAAAACGGATATTATCTATCTGTGACTTCCGAAAGAGCACCTACCAAACAAATGACTCTGATAGTGACAACTAGGTCATCATGTTTTGACAGAAAGCCTAGCCACCACAGCAAATGCCTCACATATGGCCCTGTCACACATATCTGTCTGGATAGGGCACTGGCTAAACGATACCAGACTTTTTGCAAAACATATGTAAAGTCAAAAGGCCCATTTCCATGTTGCAGGAATACACACTGGCTTGCTGTCTCACAGGAAAACATTAAATATGATGTGTAGAGAGGGCATGAAAACCATGCCCACCTTAATCTTCACGGTCAGTTCTTCGTTGGCAGCCAAGGCATCATCCCTGGTCAGCGAGAGCAAGCGGATCTTGTCCAGGGCGTCAGAAGCGTTGGAGATGAGCTCCCTCAAGAAGATCTGAGTCAGCAAGACAgggtgggaggagagggggggtgaaAGGTTATTTAATGAAAGTTACTACCTCGTCACAAGACAGTGTGCTGATTACAGCAGTCATACACTCAACAGCTAGCGGTTAGCCTCgcagagtaacacacacacacacacacacacacacacacacagacacagctagtGGTTACCCTCTCAGAGTAACACCAGCTCTGAGACCATCACGCATCAAATAATAACTTTGATGTGCTAgataacagacatgttgaaGAAATACTGGTGCATtcaaatattataaatattatgCTGTAGTCTTTGCTGCCGGATGTAGCACATCAGAGGCAGAGCAAACCACAGAAGCACAACAACAATCTTGATATCGTGGGTTGTTTTTAAGTCAGTGAGTTTTGCAGGCAATTCAACAAACAGAACACCTGTATCAGGTGCGCCCCTCGCATAACACCTGCATCAGGTGCGCCCCTCATAACACCTGCATCAGGTGCGCCCCTCATAACACCTGCATCAGGTGCGCCCCTCATAACACCTGCATCAGGTGCGCCCCTCATAACACCTGCATCAGGTGCGCCACTCACCTCCTTGTTCTTGTACAGGGAGTTGATGATGAGCTTCATCATGCGGTTGACCTCAGCCTGGAAGGCATGCTTTTCCGACTTATCTCGAATTTCCTTAATCTGCGCTGCGTTCAATCCATCCAGTTGAATAGCTTCTTCCTCCCTGATGGAAACAGAAAGGCAGATTGGGGTGAAGAAGCAGATGTGATGGAGTCCCAATAGACTCATCTCAACCCCCAGCACAGCCCTGGGAGGCCTGAGGCAAGTCAAGACAGTTCAGTTACGATGCCTTGcctaccccaccccccttcatAAAATACCCCACTGGGAGGTTTACAGCACAGTCTCATGAGAGGAACAGAACTCTATCAAGTCATAAGGTGTAAGTAACAGCTGCAGCTTCAGATCTTTTTGGCAACAGACCAGTGGGAAGTTCACCTAAAATTAGATGTTCTGTGTTTTGGAAAAAGCAATGGAGAGCAACAGCGGTCTTATATGGCTGTTACTTTCGGCTCAGCTaagcaagtacacacacacacacacacacacacacacacacacacacacacctttgtacAACTTCATCATCTGTCTTGGAACCATCTCTGCTTTTTCCTAGATCATCCTCCACGGTTCCGTCAATGTCAAGATCATCTTCTGCCTGCACAGATGCTGCAAAGATAAACCATTTTCttttacaaacacaaataataacTGATGCAGTTTTGTGGTCATATCAAACGCCAACCCAGAGATGgagaactacacacacattctccatcTGAAAGGCAATCTCCAGCCAGATACTACACAATCTAATAAAGACACAACTCTAACCAAACCCTTGTGATGGACCCGTCAGGATGATATAAGTAGCGGGGCTAATTTGGGCTTTTGAGGTTGATGAAATCAGTTGTTCAGATTAGAAATTAGTTCCTTGGTGTTGTCCCGCTGCCCCCGTCGACTTTAGGCCTGTGCTAACATGTTAGATTATCATATTTATTCACATGTTGTTCAACTTGGCCGATGATAGAGATGACAACCGACGGACACTTTACTCCATCTCACACCTAGTTATGGACCTAACGTTAAATGGGAGAACAAACGCTGCCGTCAGCCATCGGTCAGGGGGTGCTTTTCCTTGAGAGGAAAAGGGAAATTCACCTCGCGCGCTGAGAAGTGAAGCCAGAACGTTGAGGCACGTTTAGTTTGAAGTTGTATGTTAACGTTTGCTATGTTTAGCACGGAGTGACGAATTAAATGTTATGCTGGGACGTGCATTGTCATATCGTTACCACAGTCAACCTAGAAAGCGAGCTAACGTTGGTCCGCGTTTATGACTACCGTTACCGTTCCTGacgacgttaacgttagctgctaaCCTAACGTTAGCCGGTCAGCCAAGTTCCCGTAAAACCTAGCTCCCAACACATCCGTATGCAAAATCCTGCGTTATTCTGTTGTACAGAAAGCTAAAAATGCACGACGAGTTGGCCTATATACACTTTGCATTAACGTTAAGGTTCACACGTGGAAAGTCGTTGGGGTTAACGTTAGCATTATCCAGCTTCCAAATTAACGTTACCTTAAAATATTCAAGAGGAAACTTCGAGAAGCAAAATTAATCAGTCTTGCCTGCAGCCCATCCACCTCACAGTATCCTACAACGTTAACGTTCTTCAATAGATGGCCACAGTAACTTAATGAACTATTAAATCAAATGGAATTCAACTGACTCAACTTATTACCAAAAATCTGAATAACAACATGACCTGTCAATTTGACAACAAAGACATTATTTATAACGTTAGCTTACTAGCCATCATTCAAGTTCAAAACGCAGGAATGAAAAGAAACCCGGCATAAGTCATGAGGGTCTGCAAATAAAATGTGAGGTTTACGTTAGGTAGCAAACTCTAAAATTAATGACTAAgattagctaacgttacttacTGAAGGCAAGAAGAGCACATAGAAGACCTAAGATCCATAAACGCTTCATTTTGATGAAGTAAAATTCACTTCAGGATGCCTTTTACAGTCCTTCGGATGGGATCTGCGCGGATGGCCGATCTGTAGTCGACTTTATGAAAGGACTAGTTTGATGGAGGCGGACTACCTTAGCTGACCAATCGCTGTTACCCACGCACAACACAGAACCAATAGCAGAGCGATCAGCGGCATACGTCTTCCAATCGTGGCCTTACATGTCCGATTTAACACCCGAAAATCGTGGCTGGATTTCATTGGATGAAGTGGATGTCGAGCGTGAACGTTTTCTGACAGGCCGGTCATTCATCCGGGGAATTCAAGACGTTTACCTTGACTACCGCTCTCTGATAACTGTTGCTATGCGGTTCCTTGTCTTGTACATTTCACCAAACCAAGGTCGACAACGTGCATTGTATCGTTCAGTGAAATGTAAACATTTTCAAATAGTTACGTTTGCATTGCATGGTTGGTAAGATTTTGAAAGCGGAGAGTATGTTGCATAGCGTACACACTGAGTTTGGAATTTAATTGTTCATCATCTGTATCCTGAACagaattaggcctacaacagtcgggatACGTGTCAGATAGCCAGGATAGCAGGATTATAAAGTGTGTAGCCTAAGGTTATAAAGTGTGTTTGGTTAGGCTACTGTTGTATCACTCACATCTCACATTTTGTAGACCTTAATCATTAACCTGttcatcacctctctctctctcacacacacacaaactctcttacACTCACTTTATTTTGTGCATTGCAGATCTCGGGGGAAGCCTGAGCAGGTTGCCATGACGAGGGGTGAGCCTTTGGGGGGAGGAGAGCCAAGTGAAGCAGAACCTTTCTGCGCCCTCCCCAGCAGAGAGCGatccatagatatatatactgactagaTGTCGCCTTCGGCTTCTCTGCATGCGTCAACACCGCCGCCATCTTGTAGCGGGGATCTGAAGCTCTAAACTAGTTCTCCCTTATTGTCAGTGTTACCTATTTAGCGACGTTTGGCCATCCCCAGCGACAGAAAACCTTTTTAGTGATTAGTGACAAATTTGGGAACTTCTCACAATGATGGCAAACTCGGTTTCGTTGTTGTTGAAACGCAAGAAAATCACTTTTCTCATGGCTTTGACATTTGTGAATTAAGCTACATCTCGTTTGCCCATAGCATTGGCCCATGATTAAAAAAGTAACGACTGGCGTATGAAGTAGCAGACCATGTTAAAGCACGGAAGTAAATGTTCTACAGATCTACAGCAACTTCTGGTAAGATTACAACTTATACGAGTAAACGAGACGAGAGGTATGTGGCCTcaaccagagcctgtctacagAGAGCCTGTTTACTTTCATTGAATCGAACCTGGTTGCAGTTCACTCATTGTTCCTCTAGGGGCCGCCGCTAgctagtgcagaatgaatgggagtctatggggCTAGACGGGTAAAATGTATCTTTATTATCGTCAAAAGCTTAGTTTTCTCTAGACTCGACCATAAATACATGCCTGTCAGTTGGAGCAACCCAAAAAACTAGATAATTGCTGGAGATTTTGACGCTTTATGGTGATTTTATTTTCGTTAGATCTTTGCTTAGATTGATGTTAATGCATTATAGAGGAGTGGATCACCGCGGCAAGATGGCGTCTCGATTGACGCATTTGTTCCAATGAACAGCACTAGTCAAGGCGACAtctagtcagtatatatatctatgagaGCGATCCTCCTGGAGGCCTTACCTGTGCACTGTCCCTGCAGACCCGCTGGAGGAGTGGGCCTGCCTGAGGTGTTCCAATCCCCTACCTGGACCAGCTGTGTCAGGCACAAGGCACATGCTTCAGCCCCGTGAATGTACAGTGACTGAATGCCAAGCATTAATCGGCACCCCAAAACCCACCCAACAGCTAGGGACCAGACTGGACATCATAAACCAGTCAGACCTCGTGTGTGTTCTGGGACAAAGGTCTCACACCTGTCTCGGCATCAACAACAGTGTCTCTGGAGgaagaatgtaaatgtaaatcaggtttctagacCAAGTGTACTTGCGTAATGCGTATACAAgggatttggtctctgcatttatcccatccgtgaattagtgaaacacactcagcacacagtgaggtgaagcacacactaacctggagcagtgaggggttaggtgccttgctcaagagcactttagccgttcctactggtcggggatcaaaccggcaacccttcggttccaagcccaaagccctaaccagtaggccacgactgccccgaCTTTAGAGCAGGTGAATTATTAAGTGCAGGGTGAACGGAAGAGCAGGAAGAACTGATGGATGGAGaggctgagagaaagagagaaaggtctGGGCTAAGAACACAGTACTCAAACCTAGTCATTATAATTTGTGTAGGAGACACGTCTGTGAGTCTTCAGAAACTCTGCTATTTTAGGCCCAATTCCTTAGAGGCAAAGCCTGGCTGACACCAGACTGATTTTTAAATCTCAATTGAGATGGAGAGTGAGTCTGGGGACCTTTCattcacataggctacaattgCCAAGGGGCATAACTATAAGTGAATTAAACTTATTAATTAAACGGAATGACTTAAACTAAAATTAGTACATTAAACTTTTAAAATCTTTCTGAAAGTACAGCAAACACATCCCTCTTCCAAACAAAGTGTTTACTCAGTTGCAATGAAAATACACACCATGTTGTTTAACACTGATGCCATTAGCGCAGccattgtttgtgttgtgttatcaATGTatacaatgcggtatctagctttctaatatctatgctcTTGGGGTCCCCCTacagcataaaaaaaaaatctttaggGGGCCTTTAACTGTATTCCTCTATCCGTCATCAAATAAAGCCAGGCCCAAGCCAGATAAGCAGTTGTGATCGTTTTTTGGTCTTCAATGGTAAGGTGTTCagatggacctgcagagcaaattcaaatttgctaaccCAGGCATGAAACTGGCCCCTACTGCACTGGCCATGTTCAGCCACAAACGAAAGACATTTGCACAGAGGAAAATACATGCTTGTTAAAACACCACGAACAGAGCACAGAGTTTAACTCTGGACTAATGCATAATCCCTGAGTGTTATGACTGAAAAGGGAATTGTCATTATTTTTAGATTAAATATCTCTAATCTATCTATTAAATATCTCTTTTCTGCTCTATTATTCCTGGCTATGTCCTGTCCTCACAAATGTTGTCATCAGATGTGTAACAGTAGCCAGCTGGTTTTCTTAGGGGCAGGAGGGTGGGTGGCCTACGCCTGCCTCCCAGTCCAAGGTGCtgtgagttcatgctttgtttcaGACCTTGAAGGCATCCTTCAACACTGGCATCATGAATGGCACATTAAATAAATGACCATGCACTACGTGTCTTGTCAAAAGCCATGAAGGTAATGAATACACTCAACACTTTTGTGTCCCCTGGCTCTGTCATCCGTCTTGACAAACTGGAGAAGAATGTGGGAGTTCTGAAGTTTAATGCGGGGACTGATGGTGGGTATGAATCAAATGAAAAGCACAATTGATGAAGAATTAAGAgattaattatgaccgccgctagcttAAGCTAGCGTGAAGGCCATATAGGGATCTTATATCAGGTACTGGTTATGATGGCGAGCTAGCGTAGAAGGCTCATATagggaccttatatcaggtactgGTTATGATGGCGCGCTAGAGAAGCTAGCGTAGcgctcatatagggattgtcaaagttttttttttttttgtttcccgtcatctacttcctgaatttttggtcaacgataccgggacaccaaacaccgggcacatgaaatttggtgggtatgtagccccactagacttttacgaaaAATTCCGTTCGTCCCCGAGGGCCACTccaccccgtgctgggccccgaaccgcaaaaaaaagcagtttttcataaataactacctgaaccgtggcactgaggatgatgaatcttttatggtatgttggtctcaagggcccacatcaacctggcccataatcactcatttgtgatttgcaacccccccggtaaaaaatgaaaatgcaatattattctgctttaatcgcccctatcttcagttaggatgttcagaactgcaccaaattttatgtgtatgattgacctggcattctctgggggtatgccaagtttagagaatttcatccatgggggtctaaaaaaattaggttatgtgtacatttagtgactgtacactcattggcctgtagatggcggtgcacacatatacacatgcacacacacacaggcacccacatactatcggtattagaatggccgatacataattacaaattcagtaggattaaaagaaagctaaaataaatattcatcatcatcatcatggctgcatttccagtattggcgataagtagtcgtttgtccactagatggcgcatcgttgcagtgagacgtaattttgttggaagttaaacgtgggttggaaaaacaatggacgcttcctacaaggactgtaatttagatagatagatagatagatagatagatagatagatactttattgatccccaggggaaaatCAAGAAGAaatttaccgcagagaacatctaataaggataggacgatgtttacatgaaatgtaattcccatttcttctgaaataaataaatctgaggatgtttatcggacatgcttggtttttactgcaggtacgttaatcttataatatcaataaggacctaggtaatgttaccgttagcgttggttgagtgatggaggccaatttgtgattgagtgatggaggccaactataaatgcggttataccaagcaaattgatagcagcactatctttcgactgtcatttgttgcacgtgctacaaaaatcattctgtgcaatggaagatttaccaacgttacaccggtctgatacagttttacctatacatgcgtgagactgagacgcctgtttatttgttttaagtgcgtgcagggtgtgagaggggaatcgatgtgctttgattccagcttggtagttgtagtctgtgaaattaaaaagcacgtgcagtggcgtcgttagacctgggcattcggggctatagccctggatcctctggggatagccccggatctactgtatgggccgtcaacaacaacaaaaactcatgaatgaaataaatagccccgtagaagagacttttgtgtttgtgtccattgtgtgcattaacagcagcgcaagaaagtgatctgggcaggtttagaatcatttgttgcaaaatgttgcaatttcaattctCTTCTACGCTATTAGGCATTGCTGTTTCCTGCTTAGACTAACTAGCCTTAGTGAAATAAgtgtacagaaggacaaatggatattagaagtttctttagagaaaaaaaagggcagagcagggacaagaagtggaaactcacagtgtcatcatctcccgcaacccaggaggacatttcgatcagctcagtTTCAATATATCGTGATTTGCTATTGAATCACATGCGCAGTAAATATGGTAAACCATATTAAACCAtgttgggcttgattttgacagaatggaactttttctttgggcaaaagtttgtgatagcctacacaacccaaatgcattgctttcaaggcacccattaattgaaggggatgacgtccaaatgtttatcccgagacgaatgctcacacctgtgcacttgacagaggtgcatgacgatgtttattctacaggctattttaatgtcatattttgggtgttgtatgtggtgcactttggcagaagagacgttctccttacacggtcttcaaacatcaaaatattcagaatgccgtgacgtgagtcattagtgggtttgatccagcaagcccactattgttcttcttaagttttcttattattatttattattcctgttcacccactttttgtactaactactgctcctagaccgtttgagctatcgacgcggttccaactccaaaaattcaggcccgaaccggtgtagggagcttgttactttcgtgtcgctggcccttgtcgttttcgcgTTATTCCCCTTTTTTTGGTGTtttgggccccattgaaatgaatggcggaatgttcaaggattctaattccgacagacatcacagctctaattgtttaagcttgcacctggcagagttctaagccatctggcagag belongs to Alosa alosa isolate M-15738 ecotype Scorff River chromosome 23, AALO_Geno_1.1, whole genome shotgun sequence and includes:
- the hsp90b1 gene encoding endoplasmin; translated protein: MKRLWILGLLCALLAFTSVQAEDDLDIDGTVEDDLGKSRDGSKTDDEVVQREEEAIQLDGLNAAQIKEIRDKSEKHAFQAEVNRMMKLIINSLYKNKEIFLRELISNASDALDKIRLLSLTRDDALAANEELTVKIKADKEKNLLHITDTGIGMTKEDLVKNLGTIAKSGTSEFLNKMTDMQTEGQSTSELIGQFGVGFYSAFLVADKVIVTSKHNNGTQHIWESDSNEFSVIEDPRGDTLGRGTTITLVMKEEASDYLELETIKNLVRKYSQFINFPIYVWSSKTETVEEPIDEDDEAAKEEAKEEDATEDEVEVEEEEEKEDKPKTKKVEKTVWDWELMNDIKPIWQRPSREVEEDEYKAFYKTFSKDSDEPLGHIHFTAEGEVTFKSILFVPAAAPRGLFDEYGSKKNDFIKLFVRRVFITDDFHDMMPKYLNFVRGVVDSDDLPLNVSRETLQQHKLLKVIRKKLVRKTLDMIKKIAEEVYNEKFWKEFGTNIKLGVIEDHSNRTRLAKLLRFQTSNSEKEPASLEQYVERMKEKQDKIYFMAATSRKEAESSPFVERLLKKGYEVIYLTEPVDEYCIQALPEFDGKRFQNVAKEGIDFNESDKAKQQRESLEKEYEPLTTWMKDNALKDKIEKAVLSQRLTNSPCALVASQYGWSGNMERIMKAQAYQTGKDISTNYYASQKKTLEINPKHPLIKQMLKRVNANAEDQTAADLAVVLFETATLRSGYQLADTKAYGDRIERMLRLSMNVDLAEQVEEEPEEEPEDVAEEDDVEEDIDAEDDETEKDTASTEKDEL